One window of the Prochlorococcus marinus XMU1411 genome contains the following:
- the rpmB gene encoding 50S ribosomal protein L28 produces the protein MSRVCELTGAKANNGMAVSHSHIRTKKLQQVNLQKRRLWWEEGKKWVNIKISTKALKSIQKVGLDKFAKSNGVDLKKF, from the coding sequence ATGTCAAGAGTTTGCGAACTTACTGGTGCAAAAGCTAATAACGGGATGGCAGTGAGTCACTCACATATTCGTACAAAAAAATTACAGCAAGTTAATCTCCAAAAAAGGAGACTATGGTGGGAAGAGGGCAAAAAATGGGTAAATATAAAAATAAGTACCAAAGCTCTAAAGTCTATACAAAAAGTAGGTTTAGATAAATTTGCTAAGTCAAATGGAGTTGATTTAAAAAAATTCTAA
- the htpG gene encoding molecular chaperone HtpG, whose translation MEKGEIRINTENIFPIIKKAVYSDHEIFLRELVSNGVDAISKRRMASMAGDCENTEEAQVKITINREKNMLTISDNGIGMNDEEIKKYINQVAFSSAEEFLTKYKKDNDEFIGHFGLGFYSSFMVADRVDILTKSAIGESKAFKWSCDGSPNFTLEDSERETVGTDVILHLLEEEKEFIEPERIKSLIKKYCDFMPIDVLLEGETINKKNPPWRKQPSELKDEDYIELYKYLYPFQGDPLLWIHLNTDYPYDIQGILYFPKLSGRADWEKGEIKLFCNQVFVSDSIKEIVPKYLLPLRGVIDSTDIPLNVSRSALQTDRKVRSISSFISKKIANKLKDLIKNSPEFYAEIWDSISAFIKIGAIEDEKFADLVNNSIIFESIINSEKDVTKDIENKSLIKSNDKYFTTLANYKDRNKLTDSKKIIYCSDLIAQSSALNICLSDNKEVIKSDPLIDAQFLPWLESKNEDYQFQRVDSEINELEDKESKEIVDKDGKSNADNLKDTVVKALNNEKVTVKVQSLSSKDAPPAMILLPEQMRRINDMGAYMEQKMPGLPEYHVLLINKEHPLIVGLNTIKGNKIIIDKKDPIENPLASKIVNHVYDMAKLSVGGLDQEQIINLQKNNAELISELLNSAN comes from the coding sequence ATGGAAAAAGGCGAAATTCGTATTAATACAGAAAATATTTTCCCAATTATCAAGAAGGCAGTATATTCTGACCATGAAATCTTTTTAAGAGAGCTTGTTAGTAATGGAGTTGACGCAATAAGTAAACGAAGAATGGCCTCTATGGCAGGTGATTGCGAGAATACAGAGGAGGCTCAAGTAAAAATAACAATTAACCGTGAAAAAAATATGTTAACAATTTCCGATAATGGAATTGGAATGAATGATGAAGAAATTAAGAAGTATATAAATCAAGTTGCATTTTCTAGTGCAGAAGAATTCCTAACAAAATACAAAAAAGATAATGATGAATTCATAGGTCATTTTGGACTAGGTTTTTATTCAAGTTTCATGGTGGCAGATAGAGTTGATATATTAACTAAATCGGCAATTGGGGAATCAAAAGCTTTTAAATGGTCTTGTGATGGGTCGCCAAATTTCACATTAGAGGATTCAGAGAGAGAGACAGTTGGTACAGATGTTATTCTTCACCTACTTGAAGAAGAAAAAGAGTTTATCGAGCCTGAAAGGATTAAATCACTAATAAAAAAATATTGTGACTTTATGCCAATAGACGTGTTACTTGAAGGTGAGACTATTAATAAAAAAAATCCTCCTTGGAGAAAACAACCTAGTGAATTAAAAGATGAAGATTATATTGAGTTATATAAATACCTTTATCCTTTCCAGGGAGATCCACTGTTATGGATTCATCTAAATACAGATTATCCTTATGATATACAAGGGATATTGTATTTCCCAAAGTTGTCAGGTAGAGCTGATTGGGAAAAGGGAGAAATAAAACTATTTTGCAATCAAGTATTTGTAAGCGATTCAATTAAAGAGATAGTACCAAAATACCTTTTACCTCTAAGAGGAGTTATTGACTCTACAGATATACCTCTAAATGTTAGTAGAAGTGCATTACAAACAGATAGAAAAGTAAGGTCTATATCATCATTTATCTCAAAAAAAATTGCTAATAAACTGAAGGATCTTATAAAAAATTCTCCAGAATTTTATGCAGAAATTTGGGATTCAATCTCTGCTTTTATTAAAATTGGTGCTATCGAAGATGAAAAATTTGCTGATTTAGTTAATAACAGTATAATTTTTGAATCAATAATAAATTCAGAGAAAGACGTAACTAAAGATATTGAAAATAAATCCCTCATCAAGTCAAATGATAAATATTTCACAACTCTCGCAAATTACAAAGATCGAAATAAATTAACTGATTCTAAAAAAATAATTTACTGTTCAGATTTGATTGCACAGTCTAGTGCACTAAATATCTGTTTATCTGATAATAAAGAAGTTATTAAATCAGATCCCTTAATTGACGCACAATTTCTTCCATGGTTGGAAAGTAAAAATGAAGATTATCAATTCCAAAGAGTTGATTCAGAAATAAATGAACTAGAAGATAAAGAATCTAAAGAAATTGTAGATAAAGATGGAAAATCAAATGCAGATAATCTTAAAGATACGGTAGTTAAGGCCCTTAACAATGAGAAAGTAACAGTTAAAGTGCAGTCACTTTCAAGTAAAGATGCTCCACCAGCGATGATCTTGCTCCCAGAACAAATGAGAAGAATTAATGATATGGGAGCTTACATGGAACAAAAGATGCCTGGCTTACCTGAATATCATGTGCTCTTAATTAACAAAGAACATCCACTTATTGTTGGTCTTAATACAATTAAAGGCAACAAAATAATTATTGATAAAAAAGATCCTATTGAAAATCCATTAGCATCTAAAATTGTTAATCATGTTTATGATATGGCTAAGCTTTCCGTTGGTGGATTAGATCAAGAGCAGATAATTAATTTACAAAAAAATAATGCCGAATTAATTTCAGAATTACTTAATTCAGCAAATTGA